Part of the Lolium rigidum isolate FL_2022 chromosome 6, APGP_CSIRO_Lrig_0.1, whole genome shotgun sequence genome, CTCTACCTTGGTCTGTATTTCGATGGACTCTTCAGCATGGAGTGACATGGTTTTATATTGATAGCAGTGTGAGCATATAAGGAAGTAGAGAAGGTTCAGTACTCCCATGAAGGCAATGAAATAGAAGTAATAGTCAAGTTTGCTGAGATTAATATCCTCTGTCAAccagcttgtgttgccatgtctGCTGGTCACCTTTTTTGTGATATTTGCCAGAGCAGCTGTCAAGTAGTTTGCTCCAGCTAAACTTACGAAAAACAGGGATCCTGCTAGGGTTAGCATGTGCTCTTGGAACTGCTTATTATAGAACTCAATTTGTCCAACTGCATTGAAGGCCTCGGCAATACCCATCAGGACCAATTGGGGGGCAAGCCAAAAGACTGACATTGGTGATATTCCTCCATTAGACAAAGCTGAGTTCCTCCTTTTGCGCTCAACAAGTCCTGCTACCACCATTGAAATGAGAGAAAACACCAATCCTACTCCCTGTCTCTGAAGAAGTGTAATTCCACTTTCCACCCCAGTGAATCTTCTAGCCATGGGTACTAGAAGTCGGTCATAAATGGGGATGAATAAAGTTAGGGCCAGGAAGGATATGGATAAAACACAGGTCGGTGGAATTTCGAAGTGTGGCCCAACGTGACAGTCCATTGTTAATGCTTGCAATATTACGTAGCTGAATTGTTGAGCAACCGCGACGAAGCATATGATGCCAGAAATCCAAATAGGCACAATTCTTATCAAACATTTAACCTCTTCTATCTGCTGGATACTGCTAAGCTCCCAAGAGTTCCTTGCAGAACCGTCATCATTTATATCACCGTCCCTTACAATTGCACCTTTGTTCAGAAACCTGAGGATGAATCACAATGAAAAGTGGGTATACATTAGAATCTACATATATAATGTTATATTATCAGTATTTTTGTTTGACATGATCCGCATGCTGTTTGTGTTTCTATTTCAGTTTACAAAGGCATGCAGGACATTCTATTCACTTTATATTACCTGAACTGGGAAGTTAGTGGCAGTCTGAAAATACGGTTTCCCCTTGTGGGAGGGTTGTAGAGCAGAAAGTCCTGTTGATTTATATCGCGAGGATATGGTAGCTTGAGTTTTCTCTTTTTAAAGGACACCACTAAAACTTGGGCAATCCCAGTGAAGATGCTTCCCTCTGGTGGTACATGGACATAGAGTCTTGTACCCATAAATAAGACTATAATTCCCATAAACAAGAAGAATGTGGGTATGCCAAATCCTATTGGCCAGCTGATATTGTTCTGTATGTAGACGAGAATAGTCAAAGAGAACACCAGGGAAGCAGTAGTTGTGCCATAGTACCAGTTATAATAGCTGCTCAGGCCCTTGCGGCCTTTTTCATCAGTTATATCGAATTGGTCTACTCCAAAGGGAAGACTGCATGGTTTGATTGCTCCACCGCCGATGGTTATaaacccaagagaaaggtatagcACACTCAGCTGGAGTCTTGATGGACTATTGCAGTGCTCGCCAAACTGGGTCGTTTGATTGCAGCCTGGTGGTTTGAGAGCTGGAACTGATGCAGATAAAGTCAACCCCAGCATCCCCTGTTTTGACAACGAATAAACAGACATATTAGCCTCTGAGCAAATGCAATATTTAATAGTTGATGATGTTTGCATCTTGTCAAAATTTTAGTGCACTTGCTTTATTCATGTTTTTTTAGCTCATGTAAGGTTGttgctctgcatcaattgatgcatgcggCTTTTTATTTCCACCTAAATAGTAAATAAATATCATCTGCTGAGATATCAAGTTCTGTTGCAGTAAATCAACAGATAAAGTGTTAATCATTGGCTAGAGTTCATTGCACATGCCATTTCAATATTTCACTTCCTAAATGTTAACAATATTGCTGGCTGTTACATTCATTTACTAGATTTATTTCGACAACGAGACTGATCATGAATTTCTTTTTGTCAACACAATTACACAAGCAGGTGAAATGGGGCTGTGGCATGGACATACCAGGAAGGTAAAGTAGGATCCATAGGCTAGGGTTCTGAACCGTCCCAGGTAGGCATCGGAGATGAAGGCGCCTAGCAACGGCGCAAAGTTAAACGTACCATAGAAGATATTGGTAATGTTTGCTGCCGAGAGCTGCCCCATGTTGAAGCGCTTCACCAGATAGACCGTCAGATTTGCTGCCACCCCAATAGACCCAACACTCTCAAATGCCACAGTTCCTGCATACAAAGAAAATGACAAACACTCAGTGCTGTACCAGACAACGGTGGGATTTTGAGTTTATTCGTGTGCAAAATATGATAATGTTCCATACAATTGTACAAAGTTGCACTAGTGTCAATCTTGGTTATGCAGATGCCGGGTGTAAGCTTAAAACCTTTTTAAGTAATAAAGAGCCCTTTATCGGCAAAAAGTGCCAAGCATGGCTTTTTATATGTTTATCCTAAGGAAAACGCTGCCCTTCCCCCGGGGGATCCCGTCTCAGCGATCCTCCGCATCGGCTGGACGCCGCGTGTCCCTCCGCGTGGAGGCAGCGAGAGGTACGGGCCCACCGCACCCTGCGTTATCCCTTTCTGACTATTTCTTCTCCACACGTTGTGCTTCACGATTTCTCCTCTGTCGCACATCCCGCCGAACTGCAAGGTCGCCTGCCGCAGTTCGCCGGCCGCCCATGCCCCTGCCGCTCGCCGCCGAAGCTCCGGCGCTCTTCCTCGGACGATTCCCCACCAACAAAGCCCCAATCGATGTGGCGCCATGGCCGCACCTGGGAGCTCACGTGCAGCCGCATCCCAGTCCTTCCTCTCTCACTACGGCCTCCTACCGCCGCCTTCCGCGGCGCCAGACATCTCGCTGCCCCCGCCATGGAGTGGGCGGCTGAGCTCGCCTGCAGCTCATCCTCCCATAGTCCCATACGTAGCAAGTCCTCCGGTCAGTGCTGGCCCCCTCGTTCCTGCCGTCCCTCCACCTCATACCTCCACTCCCTGCGCTTACAATCTCGCACAAGACTATCGTTTTGCTGCTGGGATTTGGCGGTGCTGCCTGGGCCTTGTAGTGATGTTGTCGGCGTGGCTGCTACAAGCCCACGACGGCGCTGCTACAGTTGGCCAGCGACGCTGCTACAAACGACAGGCCGCGCTACTACTGTCGACATGCCGTGCTGTACAAGCCCCCGGCAGCGCTGCTACAGTCGACATGCCGCGCTGCTACAATAGCCCGGCTGCGCTGCTACAGTTGACACGCCGTGCTGCTACAATAGCCCAGCGGCCCTGCTACAAGCCCTGGCGGCGCTGCTACAGTAGCCTGGCGGCGCTGCTACAATAGCCCAGCGGCCTTGCTACAAGCTCCCGGTGGCGCCGCTACAATCGACATGCAGCGCTGCTACTATAACCCGGCGGCTCTGCTACAAGCTACGAGTAGAGACAACAACGCTGCCAGCGGCAAGTCGCTGGGATACGCCGTCATTTTCTCTTCGAGAGATCGAAGAAGACGAGAAAATGGGGAGTGTATTTTCTTCCCGGTTACCTTGCGTGGAGAAGATGGGACCAAATCGAATTTAATAATCGAAAGGAGGGGACGAAAACGACCTGAACTGGGTCCATCTAGTTGGAAATCGGGAAAGCAACTTTGACCGGTTCGCTTTGGTTGATCACACGCCATCGGACAGCTGAGGACCCGGAGGATCGGGgaatttgatcccccgggggacgctcagcgctgCCCTTATCCTAACTCTGATTCGTTTTGGCGCGCATAATAGTTTGTGTGGCCTTCTGTGTATAAGTAGGGATGGAAACGTAGCAGAGAGTTTTTGTCTTTTCATGAAAAGACGGAAACACAGAGAATACGAAAACTGAAATCAGATTTCCTGGACCAAAAGTGGAATACAAGTTTTAGGGTGATTGACATTTTTAATAACCGTTCATCTGCCCTGATCTAACGGTAGTAATTAGACGGAATCAAACTGGCGGAACCAAAATTACGGGACCGGAACCAAATTATGTGGGACCGGAACCTTAaatatatttttcgaactttatAAAGAACAAACGTCCTTTTAAGCAGTCAAATCATCTGATGAGACTACACAAATTTTAAAGCAGCaaataaatgttaatatttgcacATCTTAAAATCACTGTGCTATTATCACGGTTGGTGAACGAGCTTTGCAAGGCCAAGCTCCGGCACCGGAACCTGGTGCAGCTGCGCGGCTGGTGCACGGACCATGGCGAGGTTCTCGTCGTCTACGACCACTCCCCGGGGAACCTCCTGAGAAACCACCTCCTCGTCCGGCACAACGATTCCGAGACCCAATCGTGGCGCCACCAGTACGGCATCGTCAGGGCGCTCGCGTCCGCCGTGCTGTACCTGCAGGAGGAGTGGGACGAGCAGGTCATCCACCGCAACATCACGTCGGCGGCAGTGTTCTTGGACCCCGACCGGAGCCCGCGGCTGGGCAGCTTCGCGCTCGCCGAGTTCCTGTCAAGAAACGAGCACAGCCACCACGTGGTTGTGCCCACCGGCTCAGGGCTGCACGGGGCATCTTCGGGTACATGTCGCCTGAGTACATGGAGACCGGCGAGGCCAGCACCATGGCCAACGTGTACAGCTTCGGGGTGGTGGTTCTTGAGGTCGTCATGGGCGCGATGGCGGTGGACGTGAGGTCGCCGCAGGTGCTCCTTGTCAGGAAGGTGCAGCTCTGCCAAGAGCAGGACCATGACGTCGTGGCCCTCGCGGACAGGCGGCTGGACGACAGGTATGACGGGCAGGAGATCGTGCGGTTGGCCAAGCTCGGCATCGCGTGCACGCGGTCGGAcccggcggcgcggccgagcATGAGGAAGATCGTCAACATTCTGGACGGTAACGATGAGGTTTTGCAGAAGTTCGAGCGGAGAACCGAGAGCAGGGAGGAATAGGAGAGGAAGAATGCAGCTCCAAGGCGCGCGCCCTCGTGCTGAGTCCCCGCGACGGGCCGACGGGCGGCAACTCGCGacggggaggggcggcggcttgCGGGGCGGCGGCTGCGTGGGAGAGTTCTTTCCGCGTTTTCTATCGAGATGTATCTCACAATCCGATCTGATTCTAATTTTGTTTTATTTGGAACACTGATTAAAACGTCCGTTCTGAAGCTCTTTACGGTGTCATATCATTATAGAAATTACAGGAAATTTATCACAAATTGAATCAACGGTCACGAAAAATTACATTAGACGGAACCAAAATTTGATTAGAGGGAACCAAAGTTCcatgccaatcaccgtaaaagagctcaAAGTGGAAACGGAATATTTTAGATGAAAACAACGTGGAAAACCACAATGCGTTTCCGAGGTTATAGAAGTGGAATTTCCGTTTGTGACAGGCCCAACAAGCTTATTCTACTACCTAATCTTATAAACCATTCGGTCTTCTCCCCTAATGGAGAAGGCACGGTTGCGTGACCTTGGGTTAGGGATACAAAACCACCcacccatcctccacatttttatCAATGTTGTACTCTATTTTGTTTATATATGTTTACAGAGCATTTACAAGATTATATCTTTCGTGGTTTCTGTATTTTTCGTTACATTTTTATCCCTAATAGGCTAGATGACACCAATTTTTTTGTGGAAAAAGGCCATGACCGGATAGTAAAACAGTCGAACCCAAGCCAAATCTAAGCATGTTTTGTTTCCACTTACTCTGTTTTCGTTAAATTTTCATCCCTAATAGGCTAGAGGACACCAAAATTTATTGGGGAAAAAGGTTGTGACCGGGTAGTAAAACAGTCAAACCCAAGCGAAAATATGAGCATGTATGCGTCATAATTGTTcggaaattttcaaaaattccaGCTTCTTCTAATCATTTGTATTAAATGTCACCCCACTCTTTTGTCATCATGGGACTTTTTTGAACATTCCACGGAGCTATTATTTGTCTCACTTAAAATTGCCTTGTAGGAATAAGTGTTCGCTTAGATTTTATTTTAAGTTAaactttttaagtttgaccaacttaaaaaaatatcaacatttatAACACAAAATTAAAATCACTAGATTCATCTTAAAATTTAGCTTATTTATAAACTATTCATGTCACAGATATTGGTTAATTTTTCTACGAGGTTAGtcaggaaaaaataaaaaataaatttatAGGCTGAAGTACACCAATTCGCAGGCACGGGGAGCACGAAAGCAGATCAAGAGGAGGAACGCGCTGTAAACTCAGTAAACCCCACCGACGATCTTGCTAGCCGCCTAGCTAACTCGGTGGCAGAGCCGGATGTACTTCGGCCACGCTCCTCTACATCCGGCTGAGGTACAGGCCTATCTGTACGACAAAATCTCGGAAAAAGAAGCAGGTTGGGAGATGGTTGGAGAGAAGGGAAGCAAATCTTAGCTATGACCAGTTCGTACGTACCTATGATGAAGGGCATGCACTTCCATCCCTGACCTGccttcctcctctggccgccgtTCCTCTCCAACACCTGACCATCTCCCACCTCCAACGCCTCCACTGCAGCTGCAGCAGCGACGGCCATGTCTCTGAGAGAAAAATGGTCGATCAGTCGGGAGCTAGCTACCAATCTGCAAGACGTTCAGTCTCATGGAAGAGGACGCCGTGTGCATACATCGGTTCATATATACGACAGAGCTAGCTGGCGTGTGCTCTCGCCAGAAGCCCATAAGGCAAGTAATTAAGCCTTTCTTTTTGAGGTAAAGTAATTAAGCCTTTCGGTCAGCCCTATACGACGTGCTATTTTTTACCAACCGCTTTATTGCAGCGGAGTTAGAGCACCTACAGCTACAGGCTTGCAAGGCCTCTATCCAATTTTGAGCCCAGCTTTAACCACTGATTTATAAGATAAGTACAGTATAAAAAGCAAAGCGGCGACACCCCTAAAAAAAGATAAGATAAGTATAAAAAGCTGTAAATCAATATACAGCAATAAATGTACTACCATTGAATTCTGAAAAAATGTTTTGGTGGTATAACTTTTGTGACAGATAAATCATACCCCATTAGCTAATTTCACAATTAAAGTTAAGCTCAAACCTGGAGTGTTATTAGGGAAACTCAAATGGGCCACCATAGGACTCAATTTGTGTCAGATTGGAGGCAGCCACGCACAATGTCCGCCCatcatcttcagccgcgtcccccaaagcggtaCCTAAAGTGGGGTGCGCAAAAAATCGTTCCCAGTCGCG contains:
- the LOC124662548 gene encoding protein NRT1/ PTR FAMILY 2.12-like, which translates into the protein MAVAAAAAVEALEVGDGQVLERNGGQRRKAGQGWKCMPFIIGTVAFESVGSIGVAANLTVYLVKRFNMGQLSAANITNIFYGTFNFAPLLGAFISDAYLGRFRTLAYGSYFTFLGMLGLTLSASVPALKPPGCNQTTQFGEHCNSPSRLQLSVLYLSLGFITIGGGAIKPCSLPFGVDQFDITDEKGRKGLSSYYNWYYGTTTASLVFSLTILVYIQNNISWPIGFGIPTFFLFMGIIVLFMGTRLYVHVPPEGSIFTGIAQVLVVSFKKRKLKLPYPRDINQQDFLLYNPPTRGNRIFRLPLTSQFRFLNKGAIVRDGDINDDGSARNSWELSSIQQIEEAFNAVGQIEFYNKQFQEHMLTLAGSLFFVSLAGANYLTAALANITKKVTSRHGNTSWLTEDINLSKLDYYFYFIAFMGVLNLLYFLICSHCYQYKTMSLHAEESIEIQTKVEVDAEINIDRDALNK